A window of Littorina saxatilis isolate snail1 linkage group LG7, US_GU_Lsax_2.0, whole genome shotgun sequence contains these coding sequences:
- the LOC138972026 gene encoding uncharacterized protein, translating to MSALCLFNVTVTVGTTPRADDITTASSVTTMQPLPGSTGVTTPPPPPPTTTTTATTTTTTTTTTTLEPTTTTTSTTSTTTMQTTQATSPTSTTTTTMPTSTTSLQTAIHPLLHPASSSTTDVSGSGSSEGDYIKDYTEGEAGGEGEGSETDTRSASSSQGAGPTVSDYLPLIIGVTLGVLVGVAVVGVLAWLWTRNKRKQKALRVEEDQLNIIGTVLLSRAFTPTIPPVSNFDYNINQGVTEPAALSTSRLDLNIDIDIFGGIQTSIT from the exons ATGTCTGCCCTCTGTCTGTTCAATGTGACAGTGACGGTAGGAACGACtccacgagcagacgacatcaCCACAGCCAGTTCTGTCACCACCATGCAGCCCCTACCAGGCTCCACTGGCGTGAcaacacccccaccaccaccgcctaccaccaccactactgcgacgaccaccaccaccactactacaACAACCACTCTTGAaccaacgacaacaacgaccaGCACAACATCGACAACGACAATGCAGACGACACAAGCCACGTCACCAACATCAACAACCACGACCACTATGCcgacatcaacaacatcattacAAACG GCAATccaccccctcctccacccTGCTTCGTCATCCACGACAGACGTCTCTGGATCGGGGTCGTCAGAGGGAGATTACATCAAAGACTACACAGAGGGGGAggcggggggagagggggaggggtctGAAACCGACACTCGCTCCGCCTCCAGCAGTCAAGGGGCGGGGCCTACCGTGTCGGACTACCTGCCACTCATCATCGGCGTGACCCTGGGCGTGTTGGTGGGCGTGGCTGTGGTGGGCGTGCTAGCGTGGCTGTGGACTCGCAACAAGCGGAAGCAGAAAGCTCTGAGGGTGGAGGAGGACCAGCTCAACATCATCGGCA CAGTATTATTGAGCCGTGCCTTTACCCCTACCATCCCGCCGGTGTCCAACTTTGACTACAACATCAATCAGGGCGTTACTGAGCCCGCCGCCCTCTCCACATCCCGTCTCGATCTGAACATCGACATCGACATCTTCGGTGGTATACAGACCAGCATCACCTGA